One window of the Trifolium pratense cultivar HEN17-A07 linkage group LG2, ARS_RC_1.1, whole genome shotgun sequence genome contains the following:
- the LOC123909262 gene encoding phosphatidylinositol 4-kinase gamma 3 encodes MACLTLGPMHEQGEFTSCFSPHMRVSILIYLTVGGSVIPMHIMETDSIASVKLRIQTFKGFFVKKRKLVFEGKELAHNKSCFRDYGVADGNVFHLMLRLSDLKAITVRTLCGQEFGFYVEKTRNVGYVKQQIARKGQGFFHIEDQELVWEGEALEDQRLIEDICKDNDAVIHLLVRISDTKVRTKPVEKDLELSIGASFTHDTVPNLAADQLGPVSITNKVLKRCLLAKEFLLEPIFKNSNIKIPPVIQELIKVTLEGLEKGRKPIQSSEGSGGAYLMQDSSGLKYVSVFKPIDEEPMAINNPRGLPISVDGEGLKKGTQVGQGALREVAAYILDHPRKGRRTYNNNEELGFAGVPPTVMVKCMNEGFHHPEGYKNGSSDVKIGSLQTFMRNIGSCEDMGPSAFPVEEVHKISVLDMRLVNADRHAGNILVAKDGEGGPTVLIPIDHGYCLPKNFEDCTFDWLYWPQAKEPYSPDTIEYIKSLNAEEDIKLLKSHGWELPPECARILHISTMLLQKGAEKGLTPFTIGSIMCRETLNKNSTIEQIVQKADEAALPGTSESAFLDLVSVFLDNHLEELFP; translated from the exons ATGGCTTGTTTGACACTTGGTCCGATGCATGAACAGGGTGAATTTACCAGTTGTTTTAGTCCTCATATGAGGGTCTCTATTTTGATTTACCTAACTGTTGGTGGATCTGTGATCCCCATGCATATTATGGAGACGGATTCTATTGCTTCGGTGAAGCTGAGAATTCAAACCTTCAAAGGATTTTTTGTAAAGAAACGGAAACTGGTTTTTGAAGGGAAGGAATTGGCTCATAACAAATCTTGTTTTCGAGATTATGGTGTTGCTGATGGAAATGTGTTCCACCTAATGCTAAGGCTTTCTGATCTTAAAGCTATTACTGTTAGGACTTTATGTGGTCAGGAATTTGGGTTTTATGTCGAGAAGACTAGGAATGTGGGTTATGTGAAGCAGCAGATTGCAAGGAAAGGGCAAGGGTTCTTTCATATTGAAGATCAAGAATTGGTATGGGAGGGTGAGGCACTTGAAGATCAGAGACTTATTGAGGACATCTGTAAGGACAATGATGCTGTGATTCATTTGTTGGTCAGGATATCAGATACCAAGGTAAGAACTAAACCAGTTGAGAAGGATTTGGAATTATCAATTGGGGCATCATTCACACATGATACGGTGCCAAATTTAGCTGCAGACCAGTTAGGGCCAGTGTCTATAACAAATAAGGTCCTGAAAAGGTGCCTTTTGGCTAAAGAATTTCTTTTGGAACCAATTTTTAAGAATTCCAATATCAAAATTCCACCAGTGATCCAGGAACTAATTAAGGTTACATTAGAGGGGTTAGAGAAAGGTCGCAAGCCAATTCAATCTTCAGAGGGGTCAGGAGGAGCTTATCTCATGCAAGATTCTTCTGGCTTAAAGTATGTTTCAGTTTTCAAGCCTATTGATGAGGAGCCAATGGCAATTAATAATCCTCGGGGATTACCTATCTCTGTCGACGGTGAAGGGTTAAAGAAAGGCACTCAAGTAGGCCAAGGTGCGTTGAGAGAAGTTGCAGCTTACATTTTAGACCATCCTAGGAAAGGACGCCGAACATATAATAACAATGAGGAGTTGGGATTCGCGGGAGTTCCACCTACTGTTATGGTCAAATGCATGAATGAAGGGTTCCATCATCCTGAAGGTTATAAGAATGGTTCAAGTGATGTTAAGATAGGATCGCTTCAGACGTTTATGAGGAACATTGGAAGCTGTGAAGACATGGGCCCTAGTGCATTTCCGGTGGAAGAGGTGCACAAGATCTCTGTTCTGGATATGAGATTGGTAAATGCAGATAGACATGCTGGGAACATATTGGTTGCCAAGGATGGCGAAGGTGGTCCAACTGTCCTTATTCCTATTGATCATGGCTATTGCCTACCGAAGAAT TTTGAAGACTGCACTTTTGACTGGTTATACTGGCCACAAGCTAAAGAACCTTACTCCCCAGACACCATTGAGTACATAAAATCTCTGAATGCAGAAGAAGATATTAAGCTTTTGAAGTCTCATGGATGGGAACTTCCTCCTGAATGTGCCCGCATCCTACATATATCAACAATGCTTCTTCAGAAAGGTGCAGAGAAAGGACTCACTCCTTTCACCATTGGAAGCATCATGTGTAGAGAAACATTAAACAAAAATTCTACCATTGAGCAGATTGTTCAGAAAGCGGATGAAGCTGCACTTCCTGGAACAAGTGAATCCGCATTCCTTGATCTTGTTTCAGTGTTCTTGGATAATCATTTAGAAGAGCTATTCCCATGA
- the LOC123909263 gene encoding probable pectinesterase/pectinesterase inhibitor 34 — protein MEYGRLGLSEPGGSSPSPSEPIIISRPRSSKKKIVFLSLLAVLLIVVSAVSAAMLTGIHYRTSSPKNPTLKHNPTQAISKTCSKTRFPSLCENYLLDFLGSDIASEKDLIHISLNMTLQHISKALYSSAAISSTVGMNPRIRAAYIDCLELLDDSVDALSRSLTSVVPSTSSGAVKPLTASSTDDVLTWLSAALTNQDTCADGFSDVSGAVKDQMASNIKDLSELVSNCLAIFSASGAGDDFSGVPIGNRRRLMTMPDEDEFPVWLKKRERRLLSLPVTAIQADVVVSKDGNGTVKTIEEALKKIPEYGNRRFIIYIRQGRYEEDNLKIGRKKTNVMIIGDGKGKTVITGGKNVLQNLTTFHTASFAASGPGFIARDVTFENYAGPAKHQAVALRVGSDHAVVYRCNIIGYQDTMYAHSNRQFYRECDIYGTVDFIFGNAAVVFQNCSLYARKPMPQQKNTITAQNRKDPNQNTGISIHNCRILATSDLQASKGSYQTYLGRPWKLYSRTVYMLSYMGDHLHPRGWLEWNTTFALDTLYYGEYMNYGPGGAIGQRVHWPGYRVITSTVEANRFTVAQFISGSTWIPSTGVAFVAGLST, from the exons atGGAGTATGGAAGGTTAGGACTATCCGAACCTGGAGGCTCGTCTCCCTCCCCCTCCGAACCTATAATCATTTCCAGACCTAGATCTTCCAAGAAGAAAATCGTTTTTCTTTCACTACTTGCTGTGTTACTGATCGTTGTCTCCGCCGTCTCCGCCGCAATGCTCACCGGAATCCATTACCGAACATCCTCACCAAAAAATCCAACTCTAAAGCATAATCCAACACAAGCAATTTCAAAAACATGTAGCAAAACTCGTTTTCCATCACTCTGTGAAAACTATCTTCTCGATTTTCTTGGATCGGATATTGCATCGGAAAAAGACCTGATCCACATTTCACTCAACATGACACTACAACACATTTCAAAAGCACTTTATTCCTCCGCCGCTATCTCCTCCACCGTCGGCATGAATCCTCGCATCCGCGCCGCTTATATAGATTGTCTTGAACTTCTAGACGATTCCGTCGACGCTCTTTCTCGTTCACTTACTTCCGTCGTACCTTCAACTTCCTCCGGAGCAGTTAAGCCTCTTACAGCTTCCTCAACAGACGACGTTCTCACGTGGCTTAGCGCCGCGCTAACTAATCAAGACACGTGTGCTGACGGTTTTTCCGACGTTTCCGGAGCGGTGAAAGATCAGATGGCGAGTAATATAAAGGATTTATCAGAGCTTGTGAGTAATTGTTTAGCTATTTTCTCTGCTTCCGGTGCCGGAGATGATTTCTCCGGTGTTCCGATAGGGAATAGAAGACGGTTAATGACAATGCCGGATGAAGATGAGTTTCCGGTGTGGTTGAAAAAGCGTGAGAGGAGGTTGTTGAGTTTACCGGTGACGGCGATACAAGCGGATGTGGTTGTTTCTAAAGACGGTAACGGAACGGTGAAAACTATAGAGGAGGCTCTTAAGAAGATACCTGAATATGGTAACCGACGCTTCATTATCTATATTAGACAAGGAAG GTACGAAGAGGACAATTTAAAGATAGGAAGGAAGAAAACTAATGTCATGATCATAGGAGACGGAAAGGGAAAGACAGTGATCACAGGTGGCAAAAATGTTTTGCAAAACTTGACCACATTTCACACAGCTTCCTTTG CTGCTAGTGGTCCAGGTTTCATTGCAAGAGATGTAACATTTGAGAACTATGCCGGTCCGGCGAAACACCAAGCGGTCGCTCTCCGTGTCGGATCAGACCATGCAGTTGTGTACCGTTGCAACATCATAGGATACCAAGACACAATGTATGCACACTCAAACCGTCAATTCTACCGCGAATGTGACATATATGGTACCGTAGACTTCATATTTGGCAATGCTGCGGTGGTTTTTCAAAATTGTAGCCTCTATGCACGAAAGCCCATGCCCCAACAAAAAAACACCATCACGGCTCAAAACCGAAAAGACCCAAATCAAAACACAGGTATATCCATTCACAACTGTCGGATCCTTGCCACATCAGATCTACAAGCATCCAAGGGTAGCTATCAAACCTATCTGGGCCGTCCGTGGAAATTATACTCTAGAACGGTATACATGCTATCATACATGGGAGATCATTTGCATCCACGTGGATGGCTAGAGTGGAATACAACTTTTGCTCTAGACACTTTGTATTATGGTGAGTACATGAATTATGGGCCAGGTGGAGCTATTGGACAAAGAGTCCACTGGCCCGGATATCGGGTTATTACATCCACCGTGGAAGCGAATAGATTCACAGTGGCTCAATTCATATCAGGATCGACTTGGATACCGTCTACCGGGGTTGCATTCGTAGCTGGCTTATCCACCTGA